In a single window of the Phycisphaerales bacterium genome:
- a CDS encoding sigma-70 family RNA polymerase sigma factor, giving the protein MTKGNTATLATRSTTIVRKLTPAAKLPAAATLRCFSEDELQRLQRCLSEVIECVWHPSFRRSTMPVIHEDEPRIGVVNESGLTEVLTAAQERYIFQKFNYARHRVMLILRRFKGQRLTKAAARELLKWDAVTQAARTDIVRSNTSLVLAMARRSRNNGVELGELVSEGNLALLRCVDKFDAARGFKFSTYACRAILASFARAGTKAARHRSQFPTPYDPAMERSDFLEKRRSQIEHDCVDELKRILFDNSADLSQVERKVLTARFSLDESEESAAGRRKTLDQVGDLLGVSKERVRQIQNQAMIKLRAVLEERMLVAS; this is encoded by the coding sequence ATGACGAAGGGCAACACGGCTACGCTCGCGACCCGCTCCACAACCATCGTACGGAAGCTGACGCCGGCGGCGAAGCTACCGGCCGCCGCGACCCTTCGGTGTTTCTCGGAGGACGAGTTGCAACGCCTGCAGCGCTGCTTGTCCGAGGTGATCGAGTGCGTCTGGCACCCGAGCTTTCGGCGATCGACGATGCCCGTGATCCATGAAGATGAGCCGCGTATCGGCGTGGTCAACGAATCCGGCCTGACCGAAGTGCTGACGGCCGCGCAGGAGCGGTACATCTTCCAGAAGTTCAATTACGCCCGACACCGGGTCATGCTGATCCTGCGGCGCTTCAAGGGGCAGCGCCTGACGAAGGCGGCGGCCCGGGAGCTGCTGAAGTGGGATGCCGTCACGCAAGCCGCCCGCACGGACATCGTGCGTTCGAACACTTCGCTGGTGCTGGCGATGGCGCGGCGCTCGCGGAACAATGGGGTCGAGCTGGGTGAGCTGGTGAGCGAGGGTAACCTCGCACTGCTGCGCTGTGTCGACAAGTTTGATGCGGCTCGCGGTTTCAAGTTCAGCACCTACGCATGCCGGGCCATCCTGGCGAGCTTCGCGCGGGCCGGGACGAAGGCGGCGCGGCACCGCTCGCAGTTTCCGACGCCGTACGACCCGGCGATGGAGCGAAGTGACTTCCTCGAAAAACGCCGCTCCCAAATCGAGCACGACTGTGTCGACGAGCTGAAGCGCATTCTGTTCGACAATTCGGCGGATCTGAGCCAGGTCGAGCGCAAAGTGCTGACGGCCCGGTTCTCGCTCGACGAGAGCGAGGAAAGTGCCGCGGGAAGGCGGAAGACGCTGGACCAGGTGGGCGACTTGCTCGGCGTGAGCAAGGAGCGCGTGCGGCAGATCCAGAATCAGGCCATGATCAAGCTGCGGGCCGTGCTGGAAGAACGGATGCTGGTCGCGTCGTAG
- a CDS encoding septum formation initiator family protein, whose amino-acid sequence MARGHFLNTALFWCMFLAGGFVLAPCLLLPAWLERQAQIELLHARQAQLAQLRDRLVVAEKQIDFLQNDPAYILRIAQREFGYSAGPLAREGLATGVPLADGQLVLPDPVAPPATPRLMPALLPPTHLPGTQPDLATFVQLTLDRHPRIWFFVDPYTRPTLMALGGGLILCALVLLGDTRPRAAVAPRRQPPQSTDTALEA is encoded by the coding sequence ATGGCCCGCGGCCACTTCCTCAATACGGCGCTGTTCTGGTGCATGTTCCTCGCCGGGGGCTTCGTCCTCGCTCCCTGCCTGCTTCTGCCCGCTTGGCTCGAACGCCAGGCCCAAATCGAGTTGCTACACGCCCGCCAGGCGCAGCTTGCCCAACTGCGTGACCGCTTGGTCGTGGCTGAGAAACAGATTGACTTTCTCCAGAATGACCCGGCATATATCCTGCGGATCGCACAGCGCGAATTCGGCTACAGCGCCGGGCCCCTCGCGCGCGAGGGCCTCGCCACCGGTGTGCCGCTCGCCGACGGCCAACTGGTGCTGCCCGACCCCGTCGCACCACCCGCCACCCCACGGCTCATGCCCGCTCTCTTACCGCCGACGCACCTGCCGGGCACGCAACCCGACCTCGCAACCTTCGTCCAACTCACTCTGGATCGCCACCCCCGCATCTGGTTCTTCGTCGACCCCTACACGCGCCCTACGCTCATGGCCTTGGGCGGCGGCCTCATCCTGTGCGCCCTCGTCCTGCTCGGGGATACGCGCCCACGCGCGGCAGTCGCACCCCGCCGACAACCGCCCCAGTCCACCGATACGGCACTCGAGGCGTGA
- a CDS encoding DUF1844 domain-containing protein: MPEPEKKIIVDDDWKAEAQREKERLAQQEEAAQELPDPSFPELLNMIVMQAVAGMGLMATPDGQRMPPNLPIAKHFIDMLQVLEDKTKGNLTDEEKRLLDQVLYEMRMTFVQVAGAGGVPGSGVRPTAVPSPLDPA; the protein is encoded by the coding sequence ATGCCGGAACCGGAAAAGAAAATCATCGTTGACGACGACTGGAAAGCCGAAGCGCAGCGTGAGAAAGAGCGCCTGGCGCAACAGGAGGAGGCCGCCCAGGAGTTGCCGGACCCGAGCTTCCCGGAATTGCTGAACATGATCGTGATGCAGGCGGTTGCGGGCATGGGGCTGATGGCGACGCCGGACGGGCAGCGCATGCCGCCGAACCTGCCGATTGCCAAACACTTCATCGATATGCTCCAGGTGCTTGAGGACAAGACGAAGGGCAACCTGACGGACGAGGAGAAGCGGCTTCTCGACCAGGTGTTGTACGAGATGCGCATGACGTTCGTGCAGGTGGCGGGGGCTGGAGGCGTTCCGGGGAGTGGGGTGCGTCCGACGGCGGTACCGTCTCCGCTGGACCCGGCCTGA
- a CDS encoding serine/threonine protein kinase, whose translation MARQYEPARRPEDTFTSDAALIEAARRDVAEAQGRSGPHAPTEIDARFASVTLVSPASSNQGLAGPPSDSLPGYELRREVHRGGQGVVYEAQHTGTKRRVAIKVMCEGPFAGVADRARFEREVRILAQLQHPNIVTVHDTGLAHGCHYFVMDYISGQPLDVYMASADHSVVQTLRLFLKICAAVHAAHVRGIIHRDLKPSNVRVNQDGEPHVLDFGLAKVTAAPDEVAVVTHAGQFVGSVPWASPEQAAGFSDRVDVRSDVYALGVILFQMLTGKFPYEVVGGLRDVLDRILLAEPLRPRHLRREVDDEVETIVLKCLAKEPERRYQSAGELARDIERYLQGDPIEAKRTSLAYVLRKQIHRYRGPAVLLALFLTLLLGGFFTSLTYWMRAVNETHRAENALAAAVQARHEEALQRHLAEQSAHRAGAEAAKAAAINAVLVEILSSADPALARGRDVTVREVLENAADQLDDGALRHAPEVEVAVRTMLGQAFRALGHFQAAETHLRVALTLHGEIAPGESAVRADRLNDLAICRQLQGDFAGAEELFRAALGLRVEHLPGTAAHAESLNNLAVILQLMDRLSEAEPLYQQALELRVRLLGPEHIDVATTRHNFAALLEDRGDYTAAEPLLRGALAAYQARYGDEHPRVATFLHNLASLLARRGAYEEAEVLHREGLRVRRLLFGEQHPDVAASLNNLAVFLHRTGHPADAEPLYRDALELHRLLLGAEHPAVATGMMNLASVREEQGDRDGAEPLYRAALELRRRFAGGEPRLAVAVTLLFYGRFHQRGGQLAAAVSMYREALEIRRHVLGDTHPEVAETQWMLGGALAEGGEFTTAETHLRQAYQIRRLRLPEEVGRFALVVRDLAAVLLLLDRSEEVVALADECEAALRPAADLFGAGELTQVVELFEQLGRAGTAAEWGKRNPSRSVQGPL comes from the coding sequence ATGGCGCGGCAGTACGAGCCAGCAAGGCGTCCGGAGGATACGTTCACTTCGGACGCCGCATTGATCGAGGCGGCCCGGCGCGATGTCGCCGAAGCCCAAGGCCGGTCGGGCCCGCACGCCCCGACCGAAATCGACGCCCGGTTCGCGAGCGTGACGCTCGTCTCCCCTGCATCGTCGAACCAGGGTTTGGCCGGGCCGCCTTCTGATTCACTGCCGGGGTACGAGTTGCGCCGGGAGGTGCATCGCGGGGGCCAGGGCGTCGTGTACGAGGCGCAGCACACGGGCACGAAACGGCGGGTGGCGATCAAGGTGATGTGCGAGGGGCCGTTCGCTGGGGTTGCGGACCGGGCGCGCTTTGAACGCGAAGTACGCATCCTCGCGCAGCTCCAGCATCCCAACATTGTAACTGTGCACGACACCGGCTTGGCGCATGGTTGCCATTATTTCGTGATGGACTACATCAGCGGGCAGCCGCTCGATGTGTATATGGCCAGCGCGGATCACTCCGTGGTGCAGACTCTGCGGTTGTTCCTGAAGATCTGCGCCGCGGTGCATGCCGCTCATGTGCGTGGCATCATCCATCGCGATCTGAAACCCAGCAATGTTCGCGTGAACCAGGACGGTGAACCGCATGTGCTCGACTTCGGGCTCGCGAAGGTGACCGCGGCCCCCGACGAAGTGGCCGTGGTGACGCATGCGGGTCAGTTCGTGGGCTCGGTGCCGTGGGCAAGCCCGGAGCAGGCCGCCGGGTTTTCCGATCGCGTAGACGTGCGCTCGGACGTGTACGCCCTCGGGGTGATTCTCTTTCAGATGCTGACGGGGAAGTTTCCGTACGAGGTGGTCGGTGGCCTGCGCGACGTACTGGACCGCATTCTGCTCGCGGAACCGCTACGGCCCCGACACCTGCGCCGCGAGGTGGACGACGAGGTCGAAACGATCGTCCTCAAGTGCCTCGCGAAGGAACCGGAACGGCGCTACCAGAGTGCGGGCGAGCTGGCGCGCGACATCGAGCGCTACCTGCAGGGCGACCCGATCGAGGCCAAGCGTACCTCCTTGGCCTACGTCCTGCGGAAACAGATTCATCGTTACCGTGGACCGGCGGTGCTCCTCGCGCTGTTCCTCACGCTGCTCCTCGGGGGGTTCTTCACATCCCTGACCTACTGGATGCGGGCTGTGAATGAGACGCACCGTGCCGAGAACGCGCTCGCAGCGGCGGTCCAGGCGCGACATGAAGAAGCACTGCAACGACACCTTGCTGAGCAGTCCGCTCACCGCGCAGGCGCGGAGGCGGCCAAGGCCGCGGCGATCAATGCCGTGCTGGTGGAGATCTTGAGCTCAGCGGATCCGGCCCTGGCGCGCGGGCGTGATGTGACCGTGCGTGAGGTATTGGAGAACGCGGCGGACCAGCTGGACGATGGCGCGCTGCGGCATGCGCCGGAGGTGGAGGTCGCGGTGCGCACGATGCTGGGGCAGGCGTTTCGCGCGCTGGGCCACTTTCAGGCCGCGGAGACGCACCTGCGGGTAGCGCTGACACTGCACGGGGAAATCGCGCCGGGAGAGTCCGCTGTGCGGGCCGATCGCTTAAACGATCTCGCGATCTGTCGCCAGCTCCAGGGAGACTTCGCCGGAGCGGAGGAGCTCTTTCGCGCAGCGCTGGGGCTGCGGGTGGAACATTTGCCCGGGACTGCCGCCCACGCCGAGAGTCTCAACAATCTCGCGGTGATCCTGCAGCTCATGGACCGGCTGTCGGAAGCAGAGCCCCTCTACCAGCAGGCGCTGGAACTGCGTGTGCGCCTCTTGGGGCCGGAGCACATTGATGTAGCGACCACCAGGCACAATTTCGCTGCATTGCTCGAGGACCGTGGAGACTACACCGCAGCAGAGCCGCTCTTGCGCGGGGCGCTCGCGGCCTACCAGGCCCGTTATGGCGATGAGCACCCGCGAGTTGCGACCTTTCTTCACAATCTGGCCAGTCTGCTCGCACGGCGGGGTGCGTACGAGGAAGCCGAAGTGCTGCACCGGGAAGGATTGCGCGTACGGCGCCTGCTGTTTGGTGAGCAGCATCCGGACGTGGCGGCCAGTCTCAATAACCTCGCGGTTTTTCTCCATCGGACGGGGCACCCGGCTGACGCCGAGCCACTCTATCGAGATGCGCTCGAGCTCCACCGGCTGTTGCTCGGTGCCGAGCACCCCGCCGTGGCCACGGGCATGATGAACCTGGCAAGCGTACGTGAAGAACAGGGCGATCGAGACGGGGCGGAGCCGCTGTACCGGGCGGCGCTCGAGTTAAGGAGGCGCTTCGCAGGTGGCGAACCGCGCCTGGCGGTGGCCGTCACGTTGCTGTTCTACGGGCGTTTTCACCAGCGGGGCGGACAACTGGCCGCAGCGGTCAGTATGTATCGTGAAGCACTGGAAATTCGCCGGCACGTTCTGGGCGATACCCATCCGGAGGTAGCGGAAACCCAGTGGATGCTGGGGGGTGCGCTCGCGGAGGGGGGAGAATTCACCACTGCGGAGACACACCTGCGGCAGGCGTACCAGATTCGGCGGTTGCGACTGCCGGAGGAAGTCGGACGTTTTGCGCTCGTTGTCCGTGACCTGGCGGCCGTACTTCTATTGCTTGACCGGTCCGAAGAAGTGGTGGCGCTGGCCGATGAGTGCGAGGCGGCGCTGCGTCCGGCCGCGGACTTATTCGGGGCGGGCGAGCTTACGCAGGTGGTGGAGCTCTTCGAGCAATTGGGTCGCGCCGGCACCGCTGCGGAGTGGGGAAAGCGTAACCCCAGTCGAAGTGTGCAAGGCCCGTTGTGA
- a CDS encoding prolipoprotein diacylglyceryl transferase → MMPIVWTIPGVNLAIPGYGLMMMIGMLLSILWAVKRAERSGANPDVVLNCGFIAIFGGVAGGRLMYVIQYWNQFAHRGSPLDVVWAMLDVSKGGLEVYGGFIAVTVFTLLYLWRYKHSIRWYLDIMAPSAALGMGIGRLGCFLNGCCFGGVCELPWAVEFPYGSSALHQQWKEQRSGAAVPQQLLIFGSEGSFQSGEVAALIPREVLSVTEAGLEKSRAALRERLQEREAARVALQAAENEQARQVALRRIERVDRAIASDPNSIFLTQLQRHNLTLVQLQDLARAHHSLPVHPTQIYSFITLGLLAGVLGAAYWQRRADGQIICLFLLIEPWTRFTLELLRADNPQYGRLTASQYIALTLSVVGLLGLIALRYTRPRSPLAVAYVPESEKKARAPQATG, encoded by the coding sequence ATGATGCCGATTGTCTGGACGATCCCGGGGGTCAATCTCGCGATTCCGGGCTATGGCCTGATGATGATGATCGGCATGTTGCTGTCGATCCTCTGGGCCGTCAAGCGTGCGGAGCGCTCGGGCGCCAACCCGGACGTGGTGTTGAACTGTGGATTCATTGCAATCTTCGGCGGCGTGGCGGGCGGGCGGCTGATGTACGTGATCCAGTACTGGAACCAGTTTGCGCACCGCGGGTCACCGTTGGATGTGGTCTGGGCCATGCTGGATGTGAGCAAGGGCGGACTGGAAGTCTACGGCGGATTCATCGCGGTCACCGTGTTTACGCTCCTGTACCTGTGGCGTTACAAACACTCGATCCGCTGGTACCTCGACATCATGGCGCCATCGGCCGCGCTCGGCATGGGGATTGGTCGGCTGGGGTGTTTCCTCAACGGCTGCTGCTTTGGGGGGGTGTGCGAGCTACCGTGGGCGGTCGAATTCCCCTATGGCAGCAGCGCACTGCACCAGCAGTGGAAGGAGCAACGCAGCGGGGCGGCGGTACCGCAGCAGTTGTTGATTTTTGGTTCGGAGGGCTCGTTTCAGAGCGGTGAAGTAGCGGCGCTGATTCCGCGCGAAGTTCTCAGTGTAACGGAAGCCGGTCTGGAGAAGAGCCGGGCGGCCTTGCGGGAGCGCCTGCAAGAGCGAGAGGCCGCGCGAGTGGCGCTGCAGGCGGCGGAGAATGAGCAGGCCCGGCAGGTGGCGTTGCGGCGCATTGAGCGGGTGGACCGGGCGATCGCATCTGACCCGAACAGCATTTTTCTTACGCAGTTGCAGCGGCACAATCTGACGCTGGTTCAGCTTCAAGACTTGGCGCGGGCGCATCACTCGCTGCCGGTGCATCCGACGCAGATTTACTCGTTCATCACGCTGGGCTTGTTGGCGGGGGTCCTGGGTGCGGCCTATTGGCAACGGCGGGCGGACGGGCAGATCATCTGCCTTTTCCTGCTGATCGAGCCGTGGACGCGCTTTACGCTCGAGTTACTGCGCGCGGATAACCCGCAATATGGGCGCTTGACGGCCTCGCAGTACATCGCCCTGACACTCAGCGTGGTCGGCCTGCTTGGGCTGATCGCACTCCGTTACACGCGGCCCCGCTCGCCTTTGGCTGTTGCTTATGTGCCGGAGAGCGAGAAGAAAGCGCGCGCCCCGCAAGCGACAGGGTGA
- a CDS encoding B12-binding domain-containing radical SAM protein, with protein MNIGLFAMSGIRACNTELLELGLTLPGFVERSKTIASLPSLGLLTLAGMTPARHRTQYYEVPDGRALSALPTGLDLAAISSFSAQIDEAYTLARRFRALGVPTVLGGLHVTARPDEAAEHGDVVVTGEGEVTWPQIVADAEHGRLRPRYDAGAVAFDLADAPLPAFELLDLPRYNRLTVQTSRGCPHDCDFCASSILLTRRYKQKPIARVLAEIDRIRALWPRPFIELADDNSFVHRTYWKELLPLLADRGLRWFTETDISVAEDDELLGLMQAAGCVQILIGLESPTEDGLGGIELRNDWKRKRYPRYRDAIRAIQSRGITVNGCFVLGLDGQTTDTFGQVAEFVRDTGLYEVQVTLMTPFPGTPLYARLEQEGRLLEPSNWKKCTLFDINYRPLRMSVEELDAGFKKLVVDLYSDEFTTWRRSNFKRMLRTRGRPHRAPLA; from the coding sequence ATGAACATCGGCCTGTTCGCCATGAGCGGCATTCGCGCCTGCAACACCGAATTGCTCGAACTGGGGCTCACGCTGCCGGGCTTCGTCGAGCGCAGTAAGACCATTGCTTCACTCCCGAGTCTCGGCCTGCTCACGCTTGCCGGCATGACTCCAGCCCGCCATCGCACGCAGTATTATGAGGTGCCGGATGGGCGCGCTCTTTCCGCACTTCCCACCGGTCTGGATCTGGCTGCCATTTCAAGTTTCAGCGCCCAGATCGACGAGGCCTACACTTTGGCGCGACGCTTTCGCGCCCTCGGTGTACCCACGGTCCTTGGGGGACTGCATGTGACTGCCCGCCCCGACGAGGCCGCGGAACATGGTGACGTCGTCGTCACCGGCGAAGGCGAGGTCACCTGGCCTCAGATCGTGGCGGACGCCGAACACGGCCGCCTGCGCCCGCGCTACGACGCCGGCGCCGTGGCCTTCGACCTTGCGGATGCACCGCTACCGGCATTCGAACTGCTCGACCTGCCGCGGTACAACCGCCTTACGGTGCAGACGAGTCGGGGGTGCCCGCATGACTGCGACTTCTGCGCCAGCTCGATCCTGCTCACGCGGCGTTACAAGCAAAAACCGATCGCCCGGGTCCTCGCCGAAATCGACCGGATACGCGCGCTCTGGCCGCGACCCTTCATCGAGCTGGCCGACGACAACAGTTTTGTGCACCGCACCTATTGGAAGGAACTGCTGCCCTTGCTTGCCGACCGCGGCCTGCGCTGGTTCACCGAGACCGATATCTCTGTCGCCGAGGATGATGAGCTGCTGGGACTCATGCAGGCGGCCGGCTGTGTGCAGATCCTGATCGGACTCGAGAGCCCGACCGAAGACGGCCTTGGCGGGATTGAGCTGCGCAATGACTGGAAGCGCAAACGCTACCCACGCTACCGGGATGCGATCCGTGCCATCCAGTCGCGTGGCATCACGGTGAACGGGTGTTTTGTCCTCGGGCTCGACGGGCAGACGACGGACACGTTCGGTCAGGTCGCCGAGTTCGTGCGGGATACGGGTCTGTATGAAGTGCAGGTCACCCTCATGACGCCCTTTCCCGGTACGCCGCTGTACGCTCGCCTGGAGCAGGAAGGCCGCCTGCTCGAACCATCGAACTGGAAGAAGTGCACGCTCTTTGACATCAACTACCGCCCGCTGCGCATGTCGGTCGAAGAACTCGATGCGGGCTTCAAGAAGCTCGTCGTCGATCTCTACAGCGACGAGTTCACGACGTGGCGACGCAGCAACTTCAAACGCATGCTTCGGACCCGGGGGCGACCGCACAGAGCGCCGCTCGCCTGA
- a CDS encoding sigma-70 family RNA polymerase sigma factor has protein sequence MGISPDERVARAARGDHEALAELLEEVGPEVRRRLSISPLWQAAIEAADVMQVTYLEAFLRVDQLRGESTETFRAWLTRLADNNLRDAIRALECAKRPDPRRRVGHDRSESMASLMDEIGGVERTASQHIAEQEAEVALRAALVRLPRLYRLVVEQYDLEGRGIQEVAQELGRSPGAVYMLRARAHDRLRELLGSGSRYLGY, from the coding sequence ATGGGGATCAGTCCGGACGAGCGGGTCGCGCGTGCCGCCCGTGGTGATCATGAAGCCCTGGCGGAGCTCCTGGAAGAGGTGGGGCCCGAGGTGCGCCGGCGCCTTTCCATCAGCCCGCTTTGGCAGGCGGCGATCGAAGCGGCCGACGTCATGCAGGTGACGTATCTGGAGGCGTTCCTGCGGGTGGACCAGTTGCGGGGAGAATCTACCGAAACCTTTCGCGCCTGGTTGACGCGCCTCGCTGACAACAACCTGCGCGACGCAATTCGCGCGCTGGAGTGCGCCAAGCGGCCGGACCCACGGCGCCGTGTCGGCCATGACAGGTCGGAATCCATGGCGTCTTTAATGGACGAAATCGGTGGGGTGGAACGAACCGCGAGCCAACACATCGCCGAACAGGAGGCCGAAGTCGCCCTTCGCGCGGCCCTGGTCCGCCTTCCGCGGCTGTACCGGCTGGTGGTGGAGCAGTACGACCTTGAAGGGCGTGGTATCCAGGAAGTGGCGCAGGAACTCGGACGTTCACCCGGGGCGGTCTATATGTTGCGGGCCCGCGCGCACGACCGGCTGCGCGAATTACTCGGTTCAGGTTCGCGGTACCTTGGCTACTAG
- a CDS encoding pantoate--beta-alanine ligase: protein MEITRDIRSARIAVAAARRAGRSIGFVPTMGYLHAGHLALVAAALSDGTFPVVSIFVNPTQFGPQEDYSRYPRDEGRDLELCRTAGVELVFAPSVEEMYPPDTVTTVRVARLTETLCGPHRPGHFEGVATVVAKLLHIVQPDRAYFGRKDAQQLAVLRRMVRDLDMPVEVIGCPTVREPDGLAMSSRNAYLRGGARTRALVLWQALEEARCRIEAGETDPTVVRGAMEAIVSTAAPEAIDYISLVDPDTLQPVTVVPRPVLVALAVRIGGTRLIDNVTV, encoded by the coding sequence ATGGAAATCACACGCGACATTCGGTCGGCGCGGATAGCCGTTGCGGCCGCTCGGCGGGCGGGCCGTTCGATTGGCTTTGTCCCGACGATGGGCTACCTGCACGCGGGGCATTTGGCGCTGGTGGCGGCCGCCCTGAGCGACGGCACCTTTCCGGTTGTGAGCATCTTCGTCAACCCCACGCAGTTTGGACCGCAGGAGGACTACTCCCGCTACCCCCGGGATGAGGGGCGCGATCTTGAACTCTGCCGTACCGCGGGCGTCGAACTTGTTTTTGCGCCGTCGGTCGAGGAGATGTACCCTCCGGATACGGTCACAACCGTGCGCGTCGCGCGGTTGACCGAGACGCTCTGTGGGCCTCATCGCCCGGGGCATTTTGAAGGTGTCGCCACGGTTGTGGCCAAGCTGCTTCACATCGTGCAGCCCGACCGGGCGTACTTCGGGCGGAAGGACGCCCAACAGCTTGCAGTCCTGCGGCGGATGGTGCGCGACCTGGACATGCCGGTGGAAGTCATCGGCTGTCCGACCGTGCGGGAGCCGGATGGGCTCGCGATGAGCAGCCGCAACGCATACCTGCGGGGGGGGGCGCGAACGCGGGCGCTTGTGTTGTGGCAGGCCCTGGAGGAAGCCCGGTGCCGGATCGAAGCGGGGGAGACCGACCCGACGGTAGTGCGGGGTGCGATGGAAGCGATCGTCTCCACCGCGGCACCTGAAGCGATTGACTACATCAGTCTGGTGGACCCGGACACGCTGCAGCCGGTTACGGTGGTGCCGCGACCGGTGCTGGTGGCTTTGGCGGTGCGGATCGGTGGAACCCGATTGATCGACAACGTCACCGTGTAG
- the pgmB gene encoding beta-phosphoglucomutase: protein MNQPIPSTTPLQPPAVIFDLDGVLTDTAELHYRSWIPVAAELGVPFDRTVNDRLRGLARPASLAILAGDHFDTLSTTERHRLMDQKNAAYLALVDKLGPQDAFPGAATLLSNLRAAGARLAVASSSRNARQVLDRLGLRPLLDTVVDANEAERSKPDPQVFQAAATALDVPPCHCVVVEDAAAGVAAGRAAGMRVVGIGPPQRLTGADLVVATIGDLHPEHVLALVRP from the coding sequence TTGAACCAGCCCATTCCCAGTACGACTCCACTACAGCCACCCGCCGTCATCTTTGACCTGGACGGAGTCCTGACCGACACGGCCGAACTCCACTATCGGAGTTGGATCCCGGTCGCCGCCGAACTCGGCGTCCCTTTTGACCGGACCGTCAACGACCGCCTCCGCGGCCTGGCTCGACCGGCCAGTTTGGCGATCCTCGCGGGCGACCACTTCGACACGCTCAGCACTACGGAGCGGCATCGACTGATGGACCAGAAGAATGCCGCCTATCTCGCTCTCGTCGACAAGTTGGGGCCGCAGGACGCGTTTCCCGGAGCTGCCACACTACTCTCCAACCTTCGCGCCGCCGGCGCGCGACTCGCGGTGGCATCCTCCAGTCGGAACGCCCGGCAGGTACTGGACCGGCTCGGTCTCCGGCCGCTGCTCGATACCGTGGTCGATGCGAACGAAGCGGAACGTTCAAAACCCGACCCCCAGGTGTTCCAGGCCGCCGCCACGGCCCTCGACGTACCTCCCTGCCATTGTGTGGTGGTTGAGGATGCTGCGGCGGGTGTGGCCGCCGGACGCGCCGCGGGCATGCGGGTTGTTGGTATCGGTCCACCTCAGCGTCTGACCGGCGCAGATCTCGTCGTCGCAACCATCGGGGATCTCCACCCTGAGCACGTGCTTGCGCTCGTCCGGCCGTAG